Part of the bacterium genome is shown below.
GTACGGTGTCGGAGCCGCCGAGGAAGGCCGGACGCTCACGCCAGCCGGGCGAACGCCTCCGCGATTTGGTCCAGCGCCTTCCCGGCGGTCGCGTCCCCGGCCATCTCGCGGGTCAGACACTGCCGCATATTCGTGACGAGGAGGCGAACCGCGACCTTCTCCAGCGCCGATTTCGCGGCAAAGAGCTGCTGAGCCACGACTTCGCAAGACGCGCCTTCCTCGAGCAGCCGCTGGAGGCCGCGAATCTGCCCCTCGACGCGGCGCAACCGGGCCAGCAGGGCCGCGTGCTCCGGCGTCGCCGCC
Proteins encoded:
- a CDS encoding metal-sensitive transcriptional regulator, translating into MAGADVRLVLRSHGSRPARPDRAPAAAGAAGGVTGSARASAAGEIRARGARSRGDLLATEAPLRVRPRRAGEGRMAAGITPLERRKRAATPEHAALLARLRRVEGQIRGLQRLLEEGASCEVVAQQLFAAKSALEKVAVRLLVTNMRQCLTREMAGDATAGKALDQIAEAFARLA